ACTTGGCGAGCTTGGTCAGCACGCCCGGCGCCCCTGGCACCGCCACCCCGACATCATCGGAGCGCCGCTGCCGGATCGGCATGGTCGACGGGGTAGACCGTTCGGCCAGTTCCTCCTCGGCACTGTCCACACCGCCGAGCTGCGCGACGAGGCGCTGCACCACGTGCCGGGCCGAGACGTGCCCCTCGCCCACCGCCGTGTAGAGCTGCGAGGTGTCCTGGTAACGCAGCTCACGGGCCAGCGAGGCCATGCCTTCGCCATTGACCAAGCGCTGCAAGGGAAGACCACCACGGCGCACTTCGCGCGCGATGGCGTCCTTACCGGCTTCGAGTGCCTCCTCGCGACGCTCCTTGGCGAACCACTGCCGGATCTTGGCCTTCGCGCGGGGCGAGACCACGAAGGTCTGCCAGTCGCGTGAGGGTCCGGCGTTGGCGGCCTTCGAGGTGAAAACCTCTACCACTTCCCCGTTTTCGAGCTTGCGCTCCAGTGCCACCAAGCGGCCGTTGACACGCGCGCCGATGCAGCGGTGGCCCACCTCGGTGTGCACCGCATAGGCGAAATCCACAGGGGTCGATCCGGCGGGCAACGTGATCACATCGCCCTTGGGAGTGAAGACGAAGATCTCCTGGACCGCCAAGTCATAGCGCAACGACTCCAGGAACTCGCCCGGGTCGGCGGCCTCACGCTGCCAGTCGAGCAGCTGGCGCATCCACGCCATGTCGTCGATCTCGGCGGCCGCGTGGGTAGGAGGAACGCCGTTGCGGCCCTTGGCTTCCTTGTACCGCCAGTGCGCGGCGATGCCGTACTCGGCGGTGCGGTGCATGTCGCGGGTACGAATCTGCACCTCCAGCGGCTTGCCCTCGGGGCCGACCACCGTGGTGTGCAAAGACTGGTAGACGCCGAAACGTGGTTGAGCGATGTAGTCCTTGAATCGGCCGGCCATCGGCTGCCACAGGGAGTGCACCACGCCCACCGCGGCGTAACAGTCGCGAATCTCGTCGCACAGAATCCGCACACCCACCAGATCGTGGATGTCGTCGAAGTCGCGGCCCTTGACGATCATCTTCTGGTAGATGGACCAGTAATGCTTGGGGCGCCCCTCGACGGTGGCGCTGATGCGCGAACCGTTCAGGGTGGCAACGATTTCCGCACGGACCTTGGCCAGATAGGTATCGCGTGAGGGCGCCCGGTCGGCGACCAGTCGCACGATCTCCTCGTACTTCTTGGGGTGCAAGATTGCGAAGGACAGGTCTTCGAGCTCCCACTTGACGGTCGCCATACCCAGCCGGTGTGCCAGCGGCGCAATCACTTCGAGTGTCTCGCGGGCCTTGCGCGCTTGTTTCTCCGGCGGCAGGAACCGCATGGTGCGCATGTTGTGCAGCCGATCGGCCACCTTGATCACCAGCACACGGGGGTCGCGCGCCATGGCGATGATCATCTTGCGGATGGTTTCGCCTTCGGCCGCGTTGCCCAGCACCACCTTGTCGAGCTTGGTCACGCCGTCGACAAGATGGGCGACCTCGGTGCCGAATTCGGCGGTCAGCTGTTCGAGGCTGTAACCGGTGTCCTCCACGGTGTCGTGCAGGA
The nucleotide sequence above comes from Mycobacteroides saopaulense. Encoded proteins:
- a CDS encoding RelA/SpoT family protein — encoded protein: MNDPGPVTESLRVSGGTMSASRRVRARLARRMTAQRGAVSPVLEPLIAVHREFYPKADRSVLQRAYEVAESRHAEQFRKSGDPYITHPVAVANILAELGMDTTTLVAAILHDTVEDTGYSLEQLTAEFGTEVAHLVDGVTKLDKVVLGNAAEGETIRKMIIAMARDPRVLVIKVADRLHNMRTMRFLPPEKQARKARETLEVIAPLAHRLGMATVKWELEDLSFAILHPKKYEEIVRLVADRAPSRDTYLAKVRAEIVATLNGSRISATVEGRPKHYWSIYQKMIVKGRDFDDIHDLVGVRILCDEIRDCYAAVGVVHSLWQPMAGRFKDYIAQPRFGVYQSLHTTVVGPEGKPLEVQIRTRDMHRTAEYGIAAHWRYKEAKGRNGVPPTHAAAEIDDMAWMRQLLDWQREAADPGEFLESLRYDLAVQEIFVFTPKGDVITLPAGSTPVDFAYAVHTEVGHRCIGARVNGRLVALERKLENGEVVEVFTSKAANAGPSRDWQTFVVSPRAKAKIRQWFAKERREEALEAGKDAIAREVRRGGLPLQRLVNGEGMASLARELRYQDTSQLYTAVGEGHVSARHVVQRLVAQLGGVDSAEEELAERSTPSTMPIRQRRSDDVGVAVPGAPGVLTKLAKCCTPVPGDQILGFVTRGGGVSVHRTDCTNAESLQQQSERIIEVHWAPSASSVFLVAIQVEALDRHRLLSDVTRALADERVNILSASVTTSNDRVAISRFTFEMGDPKHLGHVLNVVRNVEGVYDVYRVTSAA